The nucleotide sequence GTCGACGCGCTCCAGGTGCCCCGCACGATCGTCGTCATGGTGAAGGCGGGCAAGCCGGTCGACGCCGTGATCGACGAGCTGGCGCCGCTGCTCGACCAGGGCGACATCATCGTCGACGCCGGGAACTCGCACTTCCCGGACACCGACCGGCGTACCGCGCACTGCGCGGAGCTGGGTCTGCGGTTCATGGGCATCGGGGTGTCCGGCGGTGAGGAGGGTGCGCTCAACGGGCCGAGCATCATGCCCGGCGGGGACCCGGCCGCCTACGGCGAGATCGCCGACGTGCTGACCGCGATCGCGGCGAACATCGACGGCACCCCGTGCTGCGCGCACGTCGGGCCGGGCGGCGCCGGGCACTACGTGAAGATGGTGCACAACGGCATCGAGTACGCCGACATCCAGCTCATCGCGGAGGCCTACGACCTGCTGGCGCACGTCGGCGGACTGTCCGCCCCGGAGATCGGGACGATCTTCGAGCAGTGGAACACCGGCGACCTCGAGTCGTTCCTGATCGAGATCACCGGCATCGTGCTGGCCAAGACCGACGAGCGGACCGGCGGGCCGCTGGTCGACGTGATCACCGACCAGGCCGAGCAGAAGGGCACCGGGCGCTGGACGGCCATCGACGCGCTCGATCTCGGCGTCCCGCTGACCGGGATCACCGAGGCCGTGTTCGCCCGGACGCTGTCCGCGCTGCGCGACGAGCGCCGGGCCGCGTCGACGACGCTGGCCGGGCCGGCGCCGAAGCCGGCCACCGACGTCGACCGGCTGGTGGAGGACGTCCGGCAGGCGCTGTACGCGTCCAAGGTGGTCGCCTACGCGCAGGGGTTCGCGCAGATGCGCGCCGCCTCGCAGGCCAACGGCTGGGATCTCGATCTCGGCGCGATGGCCCGGATCTGGCGCGGCGGCTGC is from Pseudonocardia autotrophica and encodes:
- the gndA gene encoding NADP-dependent phosphogluconate dehydrogenase — protein: MAEKSRIGVTGLAVMGANLARNMARRGFTVAVHNRTTAKTNQFIEDYGHEGAFTGAESLQDFVDALQVPRTIVVMVKAGKPVDAVIDELAPLLDQGDIIVDAGNSHFPDTDRRTAHCAELGLRFMGIGVSGGEEGALNGPSIMPGGDPAAYGEIADVLTAIAANIDGTPCCAHVGPGGAGHYVKMVHNGIEYADIQLIAEAYDLLAHVGGLSAPEIGTIFEQWNTGDLESFLIEITGIVLAKTDERTGGPLVDVITDQAEQKGTGRWTAIDALDLGVPLTGITEAVFARTLSALRDERRAASTTLAGPAPKPATDVDRLVEDVRQALYASKVVAYAQGFAQMRAASQANGWDLDLGAMARIWRGGCIIRAQFLNRITEAYESHPDLDNLLMVPYFTEAVGNAQDAWRRVVVTATEHGVAIPAFSSSLSYYDGYRRERGPANLIQGLRDYFGAHTYHRIDGDGAFHTRWSQDGAEVRTD